A section of the Oncorhynchus nerka isolate Pitt River linkage group LG3, Oner_Uvic_2.0, whole genome shotgun sequence genome encodes:
- the gjb8 gene encoding gap junction protein beta 8, which translates to MSWGVLYAQLGGVNKHSTSLGKIWLSVLFIFRITILVLAAESVWGDEQSDFICNTQQPGCKNVCYDHFFPVSHIRLWCLQLIFVSTPALLVAMHVTYRKRGDKKHIIATALHSGGDDKTRQVDLEALKSRRLPITGPLWWTYTCSLFFRLIFEAGFMYALYFVYDGFAMPHLVKCEQWPCPNKVDCFISRPTEKTIFTIFMVASSAICMVLNVTELAYLIVKALMRCSTRMSKKSRAYAHPDHITTNKSLLQNKKNEMLLSSLTDSSSTKTV; encoded by the coding sequence ATGAGTTGGGGGGTTCTGTATGCCCAGCTGGGCGGGGTGAACAAACACTCCACCAGCCTGGGGAAGATCTGGCTGTCTGTCCTATTCATTTTCCGTATCACCATCCTGGTACTGGCTGCAGAGAGCGTGTGGGGAGACGAGCAGTCTGACTTCATCTGCAACACCCAGCAGCCTGGCTGTAAGAACGTCTGCTACGACCACTTCTTCCCTGTGTCGCACATCCGTCTCTGGTGCCTGCAGCTGATCTTCGTGTCTACACCGGCCCTGCTGGTGGCCATGCACGTGACTTACAGGAAGCGTGGGGACAAGAAGCACATCATCGCGACGGCCTTGCACAGTGGTGGTGATGACAAGACCAGGCAGGTGGACCTAGAGGCCCTGAAGAGTCGTCGTCTGCCCATCACGGGGCCTCTGTGGTGGACGTACACCTGCAGCCTGTTCTTCCGCCTGATTTTTGAGGCTGGCTTTATGTACGCCCTCTACTTTGTTTACGATGGCTTTGCGATGCCTCATCTGGTGAAGTGTGAGCAGTGGCCCTGCCCAAACAAGGTGGACTGCTTCATCTCACGACCCACGGAGAAGACCATCTTCACCATCTTCATGGTGGCTTCGTCTGCCATCTGCATGGTTCTCAACGTGACCGAGCTGGCCTACCTCATCGTCAAGGCCCTGATGAGGTGCTCCACCAGGATGTCCAAGAAGAGCCGTGCCTACGCTCACCCCGATCACATAACCACAAACAAGTCCCTACTACAGAATAAAAAGAATGAGATGCTGCTGTCCTCTCTTACAGATTCCTCCAGCACCAAGACCGTGTGA